Proteins encoded by one window of Nicotiana tabacum cultivar K326 chromosome 10, ASM71507v2, whole genome shotgun sequence:
- the LOC107772193 gene encoding dnaJ protein ERDJ3A — MKTRGISIAIVLCASLFVLNIESKTLDPYKVLGVDKNASQREIQKAFHKLSLQYHPDKNKNKGAQEKFAEINNAYDILSDEEKRKNYDLYGDEKGAPGFDAGGAGDHGGYTYFTSGGPGQSGFNFRPGGMGGQGGARSYSFSFGGPGSQSSFGFGLDDIFSNMFGGDIGSGSQFGGFGGFGGSGRSQSRTRNSAKSIPSINSQMYKKEISDKGMTWLLLSHTSTSRGIQYYESVIGEVASSLEGAMKVGSINCETDASFCKGLGMYPRNAPRLFVYSLKSSGSGALVEYSDDLDVKRMKSFCQEHLPRFSKRVDLDHFDFVSQSIGGLPKVMLLSTKKDTPVIWRALSGLYRDRFVFYDAQVRDGSDPAVQKLGVNALPAIVGWLSNGEKHIIKTGISVKDLKSAIQDLSGLLDTCEKKNKKAASAQSKREPSEPEAKQVPLLTGSNFNDICGEKTPLCVIGVFRSSKAKDKLEKVLLSVSQKSLLRRQNVASGSRDSVTYALLDGAKQQSFLSAFDRSGYKSSDKLLLAYKPRKGKFAVFEGEVTTEEAESFISSVLSGDVQFSNTRQKPIAK, encoded by the exons ATGAAAACCCGAGGAATTTCAATAGCCATTGTTCTATGCGCATCACTTTTTGTTCTCAACATTGAATCCAAAACGCTTGATCCTTACAAG GTGCTCGGAGTTGATAAAAATGCAAGTCAGCGTGAGATCCAGAAAGCTTTTCACAA GCTCTCACTCCAATACCATCCAGACAAGAACAAAAATAAGGGTGCACAAGAGAAATTTGCAGAGATTAATAACG CTTATGACATTCTGTCTGATGAGGAGAAGAGGAAGAACTATGACCTATACGGAGATGAGAAAGGAGCTCCTGGATTTGACGCTGGCGGTGCTGGAGATCATGGTGGATATACATACTTCACAAGTGGTGGACCAGGACAAAGTGGGTTTAACTTCCGTCCAGGTGGTATGGGTGGACAAGGAGGTGCAAGGTCATACTCTTTTTCCTTTGGTGGTCCTGGCAGCCAAAGCTCTTTCGGATTTGGTTTAGATGATATATTTTCCAACATGTTTGGGGGTGATATCGGAAGTGGGAGTCAATTTGGGGGTTTTGGTGGCTTTGGTGGTTCGGGCAGGTCTCAGTCTAGAACCAGGAACTCTGCTAAGAGCATTCCCTCCATAAATTCACAGATGTATAAGAAAGAAATATCTGATAAGGGAATGACTTGGCTGTTACTATCTCATACATCTACGTCAAGAGGTATCCAATATTATGAATCTGTCATTGGAGAAGTCGCAAGCTCACTGGAAGGGGCGATGAAG GTGGGAAGTATAAACTGTGAAACTGATGCATCCTTTTGCAAGGGCCTTGGCATGTATCCCCGCAATGCACCAAGATTGTTTGTGTATTCATTAAAATCAAGTGGAAGTGGTGCTTTGGTGGAGTACAGTGATGATTTAGATGTGAAGAGGATGAAAAGTTTTTGCCAAGAACATCTTCCTAGATTCTCGAAGCGAGTAGACTTGGACCACTTTGATTTTGTTTCTCAGAGTATAGGAGGTTTACCTAAAGTGATGCTTCTCTCTACAAAGAAGGACACTCCGGTTATTTGGCGTGCTCTTAGTGGCTTGTATCGTGATCGTTTTGTCTTCTATGATGCACAG GTTCGTGATGGTTCTGATCCTGCTGTCCAAAAGCTGGGAGTTAATGCTCTTCCTGCCATTGTTGGCTGGCTATCCAATGGGGAAAAGCATATAATAAAAACAGGAATTTCTGTAAAAGATCTAAAGTCTGCTATTCAAGATCTAAGTGGTTTACTTGATACTtgtgaaaagaaaaacaagaaggcAGCTTCAGCACAGAGTAAAAGAGAGCCGAGTGAACCAGAGGCTAAACAAGTACCACTACTTACAGGCTCTAATTTCAATGATATTTGCGGGGAGAAAACTCCTCTGTGTGTGATTGGGGTCTTCAGGTCATCTAAAGCAAAGGATAAGCTAGAAAAAGTTCTATTATCG GTTTCTCAAAAATCATTATTAAGGCGACAGAATGTAGCCTCAGGCTCAAGGGATTCAGTTACCTATGCTCTTCTGGATGGGGCAAAGCAGCAGTCTTTCTTGAGTGCGTTTGATAGATCAGGATATAAATCATCAGACAAGCTCTTGCTCGCCTACAAGCCGCGGAAGGGTAAGTTTGCAGTTTTTGAGGGGGAAGTTACTACTGAAGAAGCAGAGAGTTTCATTAGCTCCGTTCTCAGTGGGGATGTACAATTTTCCAACACGAGACAGAAACCTATAGCAAAGTAG